One Tenebrio molitor chromosome 2, icTenMoli1.1, whole genome shotgun sequence genomic region harbors:
- the LOC138122896 gene encoding uncharacterized protein, protein MDEQFKVKHLLADELTYELRIRGITTSRNQDDKRKLLARALSKELGRPDEYFLSLHDAEYDHDTEVQAIEDTLESIRTILTEFEGTAEDMIFKRLKTRLTHLSFRIRRMRRERDAEYRNEAYATCLLLEADLHDKAAEASPVTVEAPPVVATTPIYVHPHARSPEPKLVPIHTWGVSFNGEENGMTVNQFLERVEELSVARNATNRDLFNAAIDLFSGKALIWYRSVRSRLSDWDEVVQLLKQEFLPPDFDELLWDEIKGRLQGKSESITIYVAVMETLFARLSRPPAEITKVKTIRRNLLPGYLNQLSITEVVTVPELIKLCKKVEELSALRQKHRAAPKSSCVLEPELAYVRASEPAKASPRAIVVKEPSGNSARRSEPASSSSRSFKCWNCQQPNHSFMNCRLKRKQFCYRCGEPDVTLATCKKCNPSGNAQ, encoded by the coding sequence ATGGACGAACAATTCAAGGTCAAGCATTTACTAGCTGACGAGCTGACGTATGAATTGCGTATACGCGGCATCACGACTAGCCGAAACCAGGACGATAAGAGGAAACTGTTAGCGAGAGCTCTGTCCAAAGAACTAGGTCGACCGGACGAAtactttctgtcacttcatgaCGCAGAGTATGATCACGACACCGAGGTCCAGGCCATTGAGGACACCCTTGAGAGCATACGCAcgattttgacagaatttgaaGGAACGGCGGAAGACATGATCTTCAAACGGTTGAAGACCCGTCTAACGCACCTTTCATTTCGCATTCGGCGAATGAGACGCGAGCGAGATGCGGAGTATAGAAATGAGGCGTACGCGACATGTTTGTTGCTCGAAGCTGATCTTCACGACAAGGCAGCAGAAGCGAGCCCGGTTACGGTGGAAGCGCCACCAGTCGTCGCGACTACTCCCATTTACGTGCACCCTCACGCGAGATCTCCGGAACCGAAACTAGTGCCAATTCACACCTGGGGCGTATCTTTCAACGGGGAGGAAAATGGAATGACGGTGAACCAGTTCTTGGAACGGGTAGAGGAACTGTCGGTAGCGCGAAACGCAACCAACAGGGACCTTTTTAACGCGGCCATTGATCTCTTTAGCGGCAAAGCGCTGATTTGGTATCGTTCTGTTCGGAGCAGATTGAGCGATTGGGACGAAGTGGTTCAGTTGTTGAAACAGGAATTTCTTCCACCGGATTTCGATGAATTGTTGTGGGACGAAATCAAGGGCAGGCTTCAGGGCAAAAGCGAGTCGATAACCATTTACGTTGCGGTTATGGAGACGCTTTTTGCTAGACTTAGTCGACCACCGGCGGAGATAACCAAGGTAAAGACGATTCGGAGGAATTTGCTTCCAGGTTACCTTAACCAGCTTAGCATCACCGAAGTTGTCACCGTACCGGAGTTGATTAAGTTGTGCAAAAAAGTGGAGGAGTTATCGGCTTTGCGGCAGAAACATCGCGCTGCACCCAAGTCATCTTGCGTGTTGGAGCCAGAGTTGGCATATGTTCGGGCGAGCGAACCCGCGAAAGCGAGTCCACGCGCCATCGTCGTGAAGGAACCCTCAGGCAATTCAGCCAGACGGAGTGAACCCGCGAGTTCGTCCTCCAGGTCGTTCAAGTGCTGGAATTGTCAACAGCCGAATCATTCGTTCATGAACTGTCGACTGAAAAGAAAGCAGTTTTGCTACCGTTGTGGGGAGCCAGACG